Proteins found in one Gracilinanus agilis isolate LMUSP501 unplaced genomic scaffold, AgileGrace unplaced_scaffold32662, whole genome shotgun sequence genomic segment:
- the LOC123254793 gene encoding heterogeneous nuclear ribonucleoprotein H-like, producing MMLSTEGGEGFVVKDRDLPWSCSADEVQRFFSECKIQNGASGIRFIYTREGRPSGEAFVELESEDEVKLALKKDRETMGHRYVEVFKSNNVEMDWVLKHTGPNSPDTANDGFVRLRGLPFGCSKEEIVQFFSGM from the exons ATGATGCTGAGCACCGAAGGCGGAGAAGGCTTCGTGGTGAAGGACCGGGACTTGCCCTGGTCCTGCTCGGCCGATGAAGTCCAACGCTTCTTCTCGGAATGCAAAATTCAAAATGGGGCATCGGGCATTCGTTTCATCTATACCCGGGAAGGCAGACCAAGTGGAGAAGCATTTGTTGAACTTGAATCAGAAGATGAAGTCAAATTGGCActgaaaaaagacagagaaactaTGGGACACAGATATGTTGAAG TATTCAAGTCAAACAACGTTGAAATGGATTGGGTGTTGAAGCATACTGGTCCAAATAGTCCTGACACTGCCAATGATGGCTTTGTGCGCCTTAGAGGACTCCCATTTGGCTGTAGCAAGGAAGaaattgttcagtttttttcaggTATGTAG